In Planktothrix serta PCC 8927, the following are encoded in one genomic region:
- the psaD gene encoding photosystem I reaction center subunit II PsaD — protein MAEALTGTPPKFGGSTGGLLTKALVEEKYAITWTSTKEQVFEMPTGGAAIMNEGDNLLHLARKEQCLALGAQLRSKFKPRIENYKIYRVFPNGETEYLHPQDGVFPEKVNQGRESVNLIGRNIGSNVDPAKVKFTGKTPIDV, from the coding sequence ATGGCAGAAGCACTGACAGGAACACCACCAAAGTTTGGCGGCAGCACAGGTGGCTTATTAACAAAGGCCCTGGTGGAAGAAAAATATGCGATCACCTGGACTAGCACTAAAGAACAGGTGTTTGAAATGCCCACCGGTGGCGCAGCGATTATGAACGAAGGGGACAACCTTCTGCATTTGGCCCGCAAAGAACAGTGTCTAGCTTTAGGCGCTCAACTGCGGTCAAAATTCAAACCCAGAATAGAAAACTATAAAATCTATCGCGTTTTCCCCAACGGCGAAACCGAATACCTCCATCCCCAAGATGGCGTTTTCCCTGAAAAAGTCAATCAAGGACGTGAATCCGTCAATCTTATTGGCCGTAATATTGGCAGCAATGTCGATCCGGCTAAAGTCAAATTTACAGGCAAAACCCCCATTGACGTTTAA
- a CDS encoding CRR6 family NdhI maturation factor, giving the protein MAITITLNSEQVNHLDLSPVQTVIDPLLQNTAITAYEQQISFEIDYSRDPDDPREISEVPEVRLWFIRLDAYYPWLPFFLDWKSGELARYVAMLVPHQFHRTEGIQYNPEALEIFLMQKIFVLNHWLTQHNIPSKSRLMALAQMLGYDLDDTFFEYIVNG; this is encoded by the coding sequence ATGGCAATTACAATAACGCTAAATTCTGAGCAAGTAAATCATTTAGATCTGTCTCCCGTTCAAACCGTTATTGATCCCCTGCTTCAAAATACCGCGATTACCGCTTATGAGCAGCAAATTAGTTTCGAGATCGACTATTCCCGTGACCCAGATGACCCCAGAGAAATTTCAGAAGTTCCTGAAGTCCGACTCTGGTTTATTCGCCTAGATGCTTATTATCCTTGGCTTCCCTTTTTTCTGGACTGGAAATCCGGTGAATTAGCCCGTTACGTTGCCATGTTAGTCCCCCATCAATTCCATCGTACCGAAGGCATCCAATATAATCCCGAAGCCCTAGAAATTTTTTTAATGCAAAAGATCTTTGTCCTCAACCACTGGCTCACCCAACACAACATCCCCAGCAAATCCCGCCTCATGGCTCTAGCCCAAATGCTCGGCTATGACCTCGATGATACCTTCTTTGAATATATTGTTAACGGTTGA
- a CDS encoding Fur family transcriptional regulator encodes MKPIRSLEDAINCCQARGMRLSRQRRLVLELLWQAQEHLSARDIYDRLNQQGKSIGHTSVYQNLEALSRENIIECVERSEGRLYGHISDSHSHINCLDTDQILDIHIELPPELLAQVEQQTGVKITDYQINFYGYRVNPVSINEAPKAS; translated from the coding sequence GTGAAACCAATTCGTTCTTTAGAAGATGCTATCAATTGTTGTCAAGCCAGAGGAATGCGGCTGAGTCGTCAGCGTCGTTTAGTTTTGGAGTTGCTTTGGCAAGCTCAAGAACATTTATCAGCACGCGATATTTATGATCGATTGAATCAACAGGGTAAATCCATTGGTCATACCTCGGTCTATCAAAATTTAGAAGCTTTATCGCGGGAAAATATTATTGAGTGTGTAGAACGTTCTGAAGGTCGTTTATATGGACATATCAGCGATTCCCATTCCCATATTAATTGTTTGGATACGGATCAAATTTTAGATATCCATATTGAATTACCCCCAGAATTATTAGCCCAAGTTGAACAACAAACTGGAGTAAAAATTACAGATTATCAAATTAATTTTTACGGTTATCGTGTTAATCCCGTGAGTATCAATGAAGCGCCGAAAGCTTCTTAA
- a CDS encoding DUF4079 domain-containing protein: protein MDLPILVTIKPWLNFFHPLLMWVLLGLSIYAMYLGVQIRRTREAEGDTKKELIKGKFNIKHHQIGSLLLALMVLGTLGGMAVTYINNGKLFVGPHLLAGLGMTGMIAVSASLTPYMQKGANWARVSHISLNTVILGLFGWQAVTGVEIVQKLISKM from the coding sequence ATGGATTTGCCGATTCTAGTAACGATTAAGCCTTGGCTGAATTTCTTTCATCCCCTGCTGATGTGGGTTTTGTTAGGATTATCCATTTATGCCATGTATTTGGGTGTCCAAATTCGTCGTACCCGTGAAGCGGAAGGGGACACGAAAAAAGAGTTAATTAAAGGAAAATTCAATATTAAACATCACCAAATTGGTTCGCTGTTATTGGCTTTAATGGTTTTGGGAACCCTGGGCGGGATGGCTGTAACCTATATTAATAACGGTAAACTCTTTGTTGGCCCCCATCTATTAGCGGGACTAGGAATGACCGGAATGATAGCCGTTTCCGCCTCCTTAACGCCTTATATGCAAAAAGGCGCGAATTGGGCTAGAGTCAGCCATATTAGCCTCAATACAGTCATTCTAGGACTATTTGGTTGGCAAGCCGTCACCGGAGTGGAAATCGTGCAGAAACTTATTAGTAAAATGTAA
- a CDS encoding ankyrin repeat domain-containing protein, producing MGATQQNSQLIQAVKTGNMINTRALLHKGVNPNVKDKQGISALMLAATKGYTEIVRVLLDRGADVNYASKRYGMTALMFAAAHHQLDVARLLIQRGADINAKNEDGSTALMAATLQGDTEMVDLFLEAGVDINIEDQDRDTALKLALSKGHLSIVQALLNRGNSEHHKVGLLLLQAIEQQAIQGVQMLLSAGVDVNVCNRDGETPLMLAVDGGNIELVRILLGAGADINRSNNDGGTALMAVAAVGDLAIAELLLEAGAEIQACDQDGETALNLAVVEGHFEMVELLLQWGAKVDVTNRLGDTPLRVATLQGYRSILKVLVQQVTLENLPHLLNTKVFGETVLTVAIQSGNLELIEILLDAGADINYCADQGKTALMKAAIRGDISIVKVLLGRGADVNLKDDSGSTALMWAASRGYEETVKLLIQSGANINDKNHGGYTALMLAEFQGYQPVRKQLKKANAQE from the coding sequence ATGGGAGCAACCCAACAAAACAGCCAACTGATTCAAGCCGTTAAAACGGGGAATATGATCAATACTCGCGCCTTACTGCATAAGGGTGTGAATCCTAATGTTAAGGATAAACAGGGGATTAGTGCCCTGATGTTGGCGGCGACGAAAGGATATACGGAAATTGTTCGCGTCTTGCTCGACAGAGGGGCAGATGTTAACTATGCCAGTAAACGCTATGGGATGACTGCTTTAATGTTCGCAGCGGCTCATCATCAGTTAGATGTTGCTCGTTTGTTAATTCAACGGGGGGCGGATATTAATGCCAAAAATGAGGATGGGAGTACCGCGTTGATGGCGGCGACACTTCAGGGCGATACGGAGATGGTTGATCTATTTTTGGAAGCGGGTGTCGATATCAATATTGAAGATCAAGATCGAGATACGGCTTTAAAATTAGCGTTATCTAAGGGGCATTTGTCTATTGTTCAGGCGTTACTTAATCGGGGGAATTCTGAACACCATAAAGTCGGTTTATTGCTCTTGCAAGCGATAGAACAACAAGCCATACAAGGGGTACAAATGTTATTATCTGCCGGGGTAGATGTTAATGTTTGTAACCGAGACGGAGAAACCCCTTTAATGTTAGCGGTGGATGGAGGAAATATTGAGTTAGTTCGGATATTATTAGGGGCGGGTGCTGATATTAATCGCAGTAATAATGATGGGGGAACAGCGTTAATGGCGGTTGCAGCAGTAGGTGATTTAGCGATCGCTGAATTATTATTAGAAGCAGGAGCAGAAATTCAAGCTTGTGATCAAGATGGCGAAACGGCGTTAAATTTAGCGGTGGTTGAAGGTCATTTTGAGATGGTGGAATTATTACTCCAGTGGGGAGCAAAAGTTGATGTGACAAACCGTTTGGGAGATACTCCTCTGCGAGTCGCAACCCTACAAGGTTATCGTTCTATTTTGAAGGTTTTAGTTCAACAGGTTACTCTTGAAAATTTACCTCATCTTTTAAATACAAAAGTATTTGGAGAAACGGTATTAACGGTTGCTATTCAAAGCGGAAATTTAGAACTGATTGAAATTTTATTAGACGCTGGAGCCGATATTAATTATTGTGCCGATCAGGGAAAAACGGCTTTAATGAAAGCAGCAATTCGAGGGGATATTAGTATTGTTAAGGTACTGTTAGGTCGGGGAGCAGATGTTAATTTAAAAGATGATTCTGGTTCAACAGCGTTAATGTGGGCGGCTTCACGCGGTTATGAAGAAACCGTTAAATTATTAATTCAATCAGGGGCTAATATTAATGATAAAAATCACGGTGGTTATACCGCTTTAATGTTAGCTGAATTTCAGGGTTATCAGCCAGTTAGGAAACAGTTGAAAAAGGCAAATGCTCAAGAGTAA